A genomic segment from Yimella sp. cx-51 encodes:
- a CDS encoding GatB/YqeY domain-containing protein — translation MTLKETLQSDLKDAMKARDQVASGTLRMTLAAIKTAEVAGDTAKELTDDEALKVVTKEAKKRREAAEAYDGAGRQELADQERAELVVLEKYLPAQLSDADLDQMVAEAVVESGATNMGGMGKVMQLLQPKIAGRADGGKVAAAVKRALS, via the coding sequence ATGACGCTCAAGGAAACGCTGCAGTCCGACCTGAAGGACGCCATGAAGGCGCGCGACCAGGTGGCCTCCGGCACGCTGCGCATGACGCTCGCCGCGATCAAGACGGCCGAGGTCGCTGGCGACACCGCCAAGGAACTCACCGACGACGAGGCGCTCAAGGTCGTCACCAAGGAAGCCAAGAAGCGTCGCGAGGCTGCCGAGGCGTACGACGGAGCCGGACGCCAGGAGCTGGCTGACCAGGAGCGCGCCGAACTCGTCGTGCTGGAGAAGTACCTCCCCGCGCAGCTGAGCGACGCCGATCTCGACCAGATGGTCGCCGAGGCCGTCGTCGAATCAGGAGCCACCAACATGGGCGGCATGGGCAAGGTCATGCAGTTGCTCCAGCCCAAGATCGCCGGACGTGCGGACGGCGGCAAGGTGGCCGCCGCAGTGAAGCGCGCGCTCAGCTGA
- a CDS encoding penicillin-binding protein has translation MRQSSRITNVMSLLGGFVAVAMTMGVLGACLVLPAVGVAGQATNNGIRMFNQMPGDFAMNPLAQQSRILAADGSLIGTPFNENRIVVPLSKIAPVMRNAQIAIEDERFYEHGGVDAKGLLRAISSNVMSGGTQGASTLTQQYVKVALQNQALASGNKDAAAGQVTQQGMQGYVRKLQQLKYAVSLEQKYTKDQILDGYLNLVYFGDQQYGIEAASLHYFGKHASQLALPEAALLAGVVNAPGVTDPVNNPEAAVKRRNLVLTKMHQQGMISYADYNSASNSKLQLKLTNVSSSCASSPYPYFCYYVYDWLLEQPALGDTRKQREAKLKGGGLTIQTSFDPKIAKIIDKQIKAKVPVANPAGVQAAGIVVQPGTGLVLGSAQNTQYSNTGATGKSAINYTTPLSMGGGQGFTFGSTAKFFAVIDAVKNGWTYDSKIDVPPMNGVDKVGTFRKFTSKEFPGECGLGAETWRVGNSEEDAGSGQQSLVDVTAKSINVAFAQLVSQLGACNVRQTMIDFGLKAGDGSPINKTPSGIVLGSQAVTALDLANSYATIAADGKHCQPRPVKSIADANGKPLKLTGTECKQLVSPDVARTVTKIFESVLEPGGTASDAALAGKRPSAGKTGTVDTSTQTWFVGYTPQMATAVWVGHADNEKPLKNVRLAGKTYPGYLYGGTLAAPLWKSIMDEALKGQPVKQFGEPSDAAMKGEQVRVPNVVGQSPDNARTLLEAAGFEVKQGDAQDSRMFAGRIMGTSPRVGTKAPKGSTVTIFPSTGRAARAAAAAPRVAAPPVVKRTAATTKAPKPSATPSSTSAPKPSSSSKPPATPKATKPNNPSSTKNN, from the coding sequence ATGCGTCAATCCTCCCGCATCACCAATGTCATGTCGCTGCTCGGCGGGTTCGTCGCGGTGGCCATGACGATGGGCGTGCTCGGCGCCTGCTTGGTTCTTCCGGCGGTCGGTGTCGCCGGCCAGGCCACGAACAACGGCATCCGCATGTTCAACCAGATGCCCGGCGACTTCGCGATGAACCCCCTCGCCCAGCAGTCGCGCATTCTCGCTGCCGACGGGTCACTCATCGGCACGCCGTTCAACGAGAACCGCATCGTGGTGCCACTGAGCAAGATCGCCCCGGTGATGCGCAACGCGCAGATCGCGATCGAGGACGAACGCTTCTATGAGCACGGCGGTGTCGACGCCAAGGGTCTGCTGCGCGCGATCAGTTCGAACGTGATGAGCGGTGGCACGCAAGGAGCATCGACGCTCACCCAGCAGTACGTGAAGGTGGCCCTGCAGAACCAAGCGCTCGCCTCGGGCAACAAGGATGCAGCAGCTGGCCAGGTGACCCAGCAGGGCATGCAGGGCTACGTGCGCAAACTCCAGCAGCTGAAGTACGCCGTCAGCCTCGAGCAGAAGTACACCAAGGACCAGATCCTCGACGGCTACCTCAACCTGGTCTATTTCGGTGACCAGCAGTACGGCATCGAGGCCGCCTCCTTGCACTACTTCGGCAAGCACGCCTCGCAACTGGCCTTGCCCGAGGCCGCTCTGCTCGCGGGAGTGGTCAACGCTCCTGGTGTCACCGACCCGGTGAACAACCCCGAGGCTGCGGTCAAGCGGCGCAATCTGGTCCTGACCAAGATGCACCAGCAGGGCATGATCAGCTACGCCGACTACAACTCGGCGTCCAACTCCAAGTTGCAGCTGAAGCTGACGAACGTCAGCAGCAGCTGCGCCAGCTCGCCCTACCCGTACTTCTGTTACTACGTGTACGACTGGCTGCTGGAGCAGCCCGCGCTCGGCGACACCCGCAAGCAGCGGGAGGCCAAGCTCAAGGGTGGCGGCCTGACCATCCAGACCTCGTTCGACCCCAAGATCGCCAAGATCATCGACAAGCAGATCAAGGCGAAGGTGCCGGTCGCCAACCCAGCGGGTGTGCAGGCTGCCGGCATCGTCGTCCAGCCGGGCACCGGTCTGGTCCTGGGCTCTGCGCAGAACACGCAGTACAGCAACACCGGAGCCACCGGTAAGTCGGCGATCAACTACACGACCCCACTCAGCATGGGTGGCGGCCAGGGGTTCACCTTCGGTTCGACCGCAAAGTTCTTCGCGGTCATCGACGCGGTGAAGAACGGCTGGACCTACGACAGCAAAATCGACGTGCCGCCGATGAACGGCGTCGACAAGGTGGGCACCTTCCGCAAGTTCACCAGCAAGGAGTTCCCGGGCGAGTGCGGTCTGGGCGCTGAGACCTGGCGAGTGGGTAACTCCGAGGAGGACGCCGGCTCCGGCCAGCAGTCGCTCGTCGACGTGACCGCGAAGTCGATCAACGTCGCGTTCGCGCAGCTGGTCTCGCAGCTCGGCGCCTGCAATGTGCGCCAGACGATGATCGACTTCGGCCTCAAGGCCGGTGACGGCTCGCCGATCAACAAGACGCCTTCCGGCATCGTCCTGGGTTCGCAGGCCGTGACCGCGCTCGACCTGGCCAACTCCTACGCAACCATCGCCGCCGACGGCAAGCACTGCCAGCCGCGTCCGGTGAAGTCGATCGCCGATGCCAACGGCAAGCCGTTGAAGCTGACCGGCACCGAGTGCAAGCAACTGGTCTCCCCGGACGTTGCCCGCACCGTCACAAAGATCTTCGAGTCGGTGCTCGAACCGGGCGGCACGGCCTCCGATGCCGCCCTGGCGGGCAAGCGTCCGTCAGCCGGCAAAACCGGAACGGTCGACACCTCCACCCAGACGTGGTTCGTCGGCTACACCCCGCAGATGGCCACGGCCGTCTGGGTGGGCCACGCCGACAACGAGAAGCCGTTGAAGAACGTTCGCCTGGCCGGCAAGACCTACCCGGGCTACCTGTACGGCGGAACGCTCGCTGCGCCGCTGTGGAAGTCGATCATGGACGAGGCCCTCAAGGGTCAGCCGGTGAAGCAGTTCGGTGAGCCCTCGGACGCGGCCATGAAGGGCGAGCAGGTGCGGGTGCCGAATGTCGTCGGCCAGAGCCCCGACAATGCCCGGACGCTGCTCGAGGCCGCTGGTTTCGAGGTGAAGCAGGGCGATGCCCAGGATTCGCGGATGTTCGCCGGTCGCATCATGGGCACCTCACCCCGCGTCGGCACCAAGGCCCCGAAGGGGTCGACCGTGACGATCTTCCCCAGCACCGGACGGGCCGCACGCGCTGCGGCGGCGGCGCCACGGGTCGCCGCGCCGCCGGTGGTGAAACGCACCGCCGCAACGACCAAGGCGCCCAAGCCGAGTGCGACCCCGTCTTCCACGTCGGCGCCCAAGCCGTCGTCGAGCTCGAAGCCGCCGGCAACGCCGAAGGCCACCAAGCCGAACAACCCGTCGTCGACGAAGAACAACTGA
- a CDS encoding WhiB family transcriptional regulator: MLWDENWASKAQCRSGSPDDLFAKGAAQQTAKQICQRCPVVAECLADALDNRTEYGVWGGMTERERRALLRRRPDVRSWEQIFRAARADGIG, translated from the coding sequence GTGCTGTGGGACGAGAACTGGGCGTCCAAGGCGCAGTGCCGGTCGGGATCCCCGGATGACCTCTTCGCCAAGGGCGCAGCCCAGCAGACGGCGAAGCAGATCTGCCAGCGCTGCCCGGTGGTTGCCGAGTGTCTCGCGGACGCACTCGACAACCGCACGGAGTACGGCGTGTGGGGCGGCATGACCGAGCGCGAGCGCCGCGCTCTGCTGCGCCGCCGCCCGGACGTCCGCTCCTGGGAGCAGATCTTCCGCGCGGCCCGCGCCGACGGCATCGGCTGA
- a CDS encoding ArsA family ATPase — translation MSDALNIDTLLEDTSIRTIVCCGSGGVGKTTTSASIAIRAAEQGRRVAVLTIDPAKRLAQAIGLEHLDNEPRAVEAIDAGQGGSLDAMMLDMKRTFDEVVMRHAAPEKVQQILDNPFYQAVSSSFAGTQEYMAMERLGQLLGEADDEGKPRWDLVVVDTPPSRSALDFLDAPQRLGTFLDGRFIRLMTAPARAGGRAYLKLMSVGVSSVTTVMSKILGAQLLSDAQTFIAALETMFGGFRERADETYSLLKDASTRFVVVATPDRDALREAAYFVDRLEQDDMPLAGMVVNRVQMTYVPSVNATRAVNAAEAVEDLADRGSGWRPRDTAALLRLHAEVTELGSRHAEAIERFRVLHPQVRIAQVAAAGHDVNDIIELREIGEELTAG, via the coding sequence ATGAGCGACGCGCTCAACATCGACACCCTGCTGGAGGACACCTCGATCCGTACCATCGTCTGTTGCGGCTCAGGCGGCGTGGGGAAGACGACGACATCGGCATCCATCGCGATTCGTGCCGCCGAGCAGGGACGCCGAGTGGCCGTGCTGACGATCGACCCGGCCAAACGACTCGCGCAGGCGATCGGCCTGGAACACCTCGACAACGAACCACGTGCGGTCGAAGCAATCGACGCCGGCCAGGGCGGCTCGCTCGACGCGATGATGCTCGACATGAAGCGCACCTTCGACGAGGTGGTCATGCGGCACGCGGCGCCGGAGAAGGTGCAGCAAATTCTCGACAACCCCTTCTACCAAGCGGTGTCGAGCTCGTTCGCGGGCACGCAGGAGTACATGGCGATGGAGCGACTCGGGCAACTGCTCGGCGAAGCCGATGACGAGGGCAAACCTCGCTGGGATCTCGTCGTGGTGGACACCCCGCCGTCACGTTCGGCGCTGGACTTCCTCGACGCTCCGCAGCGCCTCGGCACCTTCCTGGACGGGCGGTTCATCCGCCTGATGACGGCGCCCGCCCGCGCCGGTGGCCGCGCCTATCTGAAGCTGATGAGCGTCGGGGTCTCCTCGGTGACCACCGTGATGTCGAAGATCCTTGGGGCACAACTACTTTCAGATGCACAGACCTTCATCGCCGCACTGGAGACGATGTTCGGCGGCTTCCGCGAGCGCGCGGACGAGACCTACTCCTTGCTCAAGGACGCGAGCACCCGGTTCGTCGTGGTGGCGACCCCCGATCGGGACGCCCTGCGCGAGGCGGCGTACTTCGTCGACCGGCTCGAGCAGGACGACATGCCGCTGGCCGGAATGGTCGTCAACCGCGTGCAGATGACCTACGTGCCGTCGGTCAACGCCACCCGGGCCGTCAATGCCGCCGAGGCGGTGGAGGATCTGGCTGACCGCGGGTCCGGCTGGCGCCCCCGCGACACCGCCGCACTGCTGCGACTGCACGCAGAGGTCACCGAACTCGGTTCACGTCATGCCGAGGCGATTGAACGCTTCCGGGTGCTGCACCCGCAGGTGCGCATCGCCCAGGTGGCCGCAGCCGGTCACGATGTCAACGACATCATTGAACTCCGCGAGATCGGCGAGGAACTCACCGCCGGCTGA
- a CDS encoding ArsA-related P-loop ATPase → MSWDATRLHIVTGKGGTGKTTVASALALALAEQGKQVLLAEVEGRQGISQAFDVPPLGDVETRVARTANDGAVWGLSVDAKAALLEYLQMYYKLGMAGGMLERFGVIDFATTIAPGVRDVLLIGKVYEAVRRRASRRGVHHDQIYDVIVLDAPPTGRIGRFLNVNQEVAGLAKVGPIKNQAESIMTMLTGAETAVHLVTLLEEMPVQETLEAAAELSEIGLRIGDVVVNQERADVLHRNALAILQDENADLSALESDLAAGGLRVGPTLLGGLVQAGRDLGDRLALQEQELRDLQALDRPMRHLPFVPGGVDGGALRHLASYFKGDHA, encoded by the coding sequence ATGAGCTGGGACGCCACGCGTTTGCACATCGTCACCGGAAAGGGCGGCACCGGTAAGACGACCGTCGCTTCTGCCTTGGCCCTGGCCCTTGCCGAACAAGGCAAGCAGGTGCTGCTTGCCGAGGTGGAGGGCCGACAGGGCATCAGTCAGGCCTTCGACGTGCCGCCGCTGGGCGACGTGGAGACCCGGGTCGCCCGCACCGCGAACGACGGCGCGGTGTGGGGCCTCTCGGTCGATGCCAAGGCGGCGCTGCTGGAGTACCTGCAGATGTACTACAAGCTCGGCATGGCCGGCGGCATGCTCGAACGTTTCGGCGTCATCGACTTCGCCACGACTATCGCCCCGGGCGTGCGTGATGTGTTGCTCATCGGCAAGGTCTACGAAGCCGTGCGCCGCCGCGCGTCCCGGCGCGGGGTGCACCACGACCAGATCTACGACGTGATCGTGCTCGACGCCCCGCCCACCGGCCGCATTGGCCGCTTCCTCAACGTCAACCAGGAGGTCGCCGGGCTGGCCAAGGTCGGCCCGATCAAGAACCAGGCCGAGTCGATCATGACGATGCTGACCGGCGCGGAGACCGCCGTCCACCTGGTGACCCTGCTGGAGGAAATGCCCGTACAGGAAACGCTCGAAGCCGCTGCCGAACTCAGCGAGATCGGTCTTCGCATCGGCGATGTGGTCGTCAACCAGGAGCGCGCGGACGTGCTGCACCGCAACGCCCTCGCCATCCTGCAGGACGAGAACGCCGACCTGTCGGCGCTCGAATCCGACCTGGCTGCAGGCGGATTGCGCGTCGGGCCGACCCTGCTGGGCGGCCTGGTGCAGGCCGGACGCGACCTGGGCGATCGACTCGCGCTGCAGGAGCAGGAACTGCGCGACCTGCAGGCACTCGACCGGCCGATGCGGCACCTGCCCTTCGTCCCCGGCGGCGTGGACGGCGGAGCCCTGCGCCACCTCGCGAGCTACTTCAAGGGAGACCACGCATGA
- a CDS encoding alpha/beta hydrolase, with the protein MDQPFDQHVRPSDRSSHYGPHDDHVVEHYERASAPRVIFVHGGFWKPKYDRAHLRPTASALWEAGFEVALIEYRRPVEAPRWPEIAADVRAAIESVRDGRRTVIAGHSAGGQLAVWALHQPEGSDLLGAVSLAGCVDLEQAHQDGLGGGAVQALFAGPPLPEADPAALAPPPAPVVLVHGTDDPDVPLSISQRYRDRVAATDAADVPELLVVDGGDHWAPVLPGTETFDAVVAILRRLAGG; encoded by the coding sequence GTGGACCAGCCTTTTGACCAGCACGTTCGACCGTCCGATCGCAGTTCGCACTACGGACCACACGATGACCACGTCGTCGAGCACTACGAACGCGCCTCGGCTCCTCGGGTGATCTTCGTGCACGGCGGTTTCTGGAAGCCGAAGTACGACCGCGCACATCTGCGTCCGACGGCGAGCGCCCTCTGGGAAGCCGGTTTCGAGGTGGCGCTCATCGAGTACCGCCGGCCTGTGGAAGCACCCCGCTGGCCCGAGATCGCGGCCGATGTGCGCGCCGCCATCGAGTCCGTGCGCGACGGGCGCCGCACTGTCATCGCCGGCCACTCGGCGGGTGGGCAGTTGGCGGTGTGGGCGCTGCACCAGCCCGAAGGCAGCGACCTGCTGGGGGCGGTGAGCCTGGCTGGTTGCGTCGACCTGGAGCAGGCCCATCAGGACGGCCTCGGCGGCGGCGCGGTGCAGGCCCTCTTCGCCGGCCCTCCGCTTCCGGAGGCCGACCCGGCGGCTCTGGCTCCCCCGCCAGCCCCCGTGGTGCTGGTGCACGGCACGGACGATCCGGACGTTCCGCTCTCCATCTCCCAGCGCTACCGCGACCGGGTGGCGGCTACCGATGCGGCCGATGTGCCCGAACTGCTCGTCGTCGATGGTGGCGATCACTGGGCCCCGGTGCTTCCGGGCACCGAAACCTTCGACGCGGTCGTGGCAATCCTGCGCCGTCTCGCGGGCGGCTGA
- a CDS encoding FAD-binding oxidoreductase, with product MAAALRPVDGTGNPHVVIIGAGMVGLSTAWFLQERGVRVTVVERSGVAAGSSWGNAGWISPGLCVPLSDPSVLKYGFKAVLDPDSPLFIPLKPDVKLASFLLGFARRCTPGQWKKTMDKFVPVNRLAIAAYDELEAGGVQATAHEAPIMAAFRRAEDAKGLEHEVDLIHEAGLELEATEVDNASLRAELPIVSPDVEKAIRLGGQRYINPGEYVDALARAVQERGGNLVIGSNARALRHGPGGVTVEMMSGEPITGDAVVIATGAWLPELAKNCGVRVPLRAGRGYSFSVGVKDPANRPVPCPVYFPFERVACTPLGDRLRVGGTMEFADTDDPLNADRVEAIKRSAKHLLTGVDWDDIQDVWVGGRPVTVDGLPLVGETKVPGVYVNGGHGMWGITLGPLTGKMLAEQMVTGKVPAQLVPFNPTR from the coding sequence ATGGCGGCAGCTCTACGGCCAGTGGACGGCACCGGTAACCCTCACGTCGTGATCATCGGCGCCGGCATGGTCGGCCTGTCGACGGCCTGGTTCCTGCAGGAGCGCGGCGTCCGGGTCACCGTGGTCGAGCGCTCCGGTGTCGCTGCCGGAAGCTCGTGGGGTAACGCCGGCTGGATCTCGCCGGGTCTGTGCGTGCCGCTGTCCGACCCCTCGGTGCTGAAGTACGGCTTCAAGGCCGTGCTCGACCCCGACTCCCCGCTGTTCATCCCGCTGAAGCCGGACGTCAAGCTCGCCTCCTTCCTGCTCGGTTTTGCTCGTCGCTGCACCCCGGGGCAGTGGAAGAAGACAATGGACAAATTCGTCCCCGTCAACCGCCTGGCCATCGCCGCCTACGACGAGCTCGAGGCCGGCGGCGTGCAGGCGACCGCCCACGAAGCACCGATCATGGCGGCGTTCCGCCGTGCTGAGGACGCCAAGGGCCTGGAGCACGAGGTCGACCTCATCCACGAGGCCGGTCTCGAGCTGGAAGCCACCGAGGTCGACAACGCCAGCCTTCGAGCCGAACTCCCGATCGTCAGCCCCGATGTCGAGAAGGCGATCCGTCTGGGCGGCCAGCGCTACATCAACCCGGGTGAGTACGTCGATGCACTGGCTCGTGCAGTGCAGGAGCGCGGCGGCAATCTCGTCATCGGCTCCAACGCTCGCGCCCTGCGCCACGGCCCCGGCGGAGTGACCGTCGAGATGATGAGCGGCGAGCCGATCACCGGCGACGCCGTCGTGATCGCCACCGGCGCCTGGCTGCCTGAGCTGGCCAAGAACTGCGGAGTGCGGGTGCCGCTGCGGGCCGGCCGCGGCTACAGCTTCTCCGTCGGTGTGAAAGACCCCGCCAACCGTCCGGTGCCGTGCCCGGTCTACTTCCCCTTCGAGCGCGTCGCGTGCACGCCGCTGGGCGACCGGTTGCGTGTCGGCGGCACGATGGAATTCGCCGACACCGACGACCCGCTGAACGCCGACCGCGTCGAGGCGATCAAGCGCAGCGCCAAGCACCTCCTGACCGGGGTCGACTGGGACGACATCCAGGACGTCTGGGTAGGTGGCCGTCCGGTGACAGTCGACGGTCTGCCGCTGGTGGGCGAGACCAAGGTGCCGGGTGTCTACGTCAACGGCGGCCACGGCATGTGGGGCATCACCCTCGGGCCGCTCACCGGCAAGATGCTCGCCGAGCAGATGGTGACCGGCAAGGTGCCCGCCCAACTCGTGCCGTTCAACCCGACGCGATAA
- a CDS encoding DUF4177 domain-containing protein — MTKWEYATVPLIVHATKQILDQWGEDGWELVQVVTGDTGNLVAYLKREKG; from the coding sequence ATGACCAAGTGGGAGTACGCCACCGTGCCGCTCATCGTGCACGCCACCAAGCAGATCCTCGACCAGTGGGGCGAGGACGGCTGGGAGCTGGTGCAGGTCGTCACCGGCGACACCGGCAACCTCGTTGCTTACCTCAAGCGTGAGAAGGGCTGA
- a CDS encoding RidA family protein, with the protein MSAVEDRLSELGLTVPSVAAPVAAYVPVIRDGNLVMTSGQLPVVDGKLPATGKVGAEVSAEDAAKYAETCALNAIAAVKSIVDDLDTVRVIKVVGFVASDPSFTGQPGVINGASELLAKAFGDKGAHARSAVGVAVLPLDAPVEVEITCTVQD; encoded by the coding sequence ATGTCTGCAGTTGAAGACCGCCTGTCCGAGCTCGGCCTGACCGTTCCCTCGGTCGCCGCACCGGTGGCCGCGTACGTCCCCGTGATCCGCGACGGCAACCTCGTCATGACTTCCGGCCAGCTGCCGGTCGTCGACGGCAAGCTGCCCGCCACCGGCAAGGTGGGTGCCGAGGTGAGCGCCGAGGACGCCGCGAAGTACGCAGAGACCTGCGCGCTCAACGCGATCGCCGCAGTGAAGAGCATCGTGGACGACCTCGACACCGTCCGCGTGATCAAGGTGGTCGGTTTCGTCGCGTCCGACCCGTCGTTTACCGGCCAGCCTGGAGTGATCAACGGCGCCAGCGAACTGCTGGCCAAGGCGTTCGGTGACAAGGGTGCGCACGCGCGCTCGGCCGTGGGCGTCGCCGTGCTGCCGCTGGACGCCCCGGTCGAGGTCGAGATCACCTGCACCGTCCAGGACTGA
- a CDS encoding NUDIX domain-containing protein → MSDQPQIVERLWHPPATLDSTAAQWLRAGSPTGVPARRAATVMLLRDGAAGIEVFMMRRVRTMAFAPSNWVFPGGGVDDRDAHTLPSWAGPSPQEWAERLGESVEVATSLVVAAAREVFEESGVLLASRGADAVVRPEDHPERDADRAALLSRELSFAQVLQARGMTLRTDLLQVQDHWVTPEFEPKRYDTWFFAALMPPGQDADDQTTESDLSDWIVPEALLADLAAGDAHMLPPTELQLERIRRAPDATAMLHRPSHLMTVLPVPEFDGDRVVLRTRYPL, encoded by the coding sequence ATGAGCGACCAGCCACAGATCGTCGAACGACTGTGGCACCCGCCCGCGACACTCGACAGCACAGCTGCGCAGTGGCTGCGGGCGGGGTCGCCCACCGGTGTGCCGGCTCGCCGGGCCGCGACAGTCATGTTGTTGCGTGACGGCGCGGCCGGCATCGAAGTGTTCATGATGCGCCGCGTGCGCACCATGGCCTTCGCGCCGTCCAACTGGGTCTTCCCAGGCGGGGGAGTTGACGACCGCGACGCCCATACCCTGCCCTCGTGGGCTGGTCCGTCGCCACAGGAATGGGCCGAACGGCTCGGCGAATCCGTCGAGGTGGCAACGTCATTGGTCGTCGCCGCGGCGCGTGAGGTCTTTGAGGAGTCGGGCGTGCTGCTCGCCTCCCGCGGCGCCGACGCCGTCGTCCGGCCCGAGGACCACCCCGAGCGGGACGCCGACCGGGCCGCCCTGCTCTCTCGCGAACTCTCTTTCGCCCAGGTCTTGCAAGCACGCGGCATGACGCTGCGCACCGATCTGCTGCAGGTGCAAGACCATTGGGTCACACCGGAATTCGAACCCAAGCGGTATGACACGTGGTTCTTCGCCGCGCTCATGCCCCCCGGGCAGGACGCCGACGACCAGACCACGGAGTCCGACCTCAGCGATTGGATCGTGCCGGAGGCGCTGCTCGCCGATCTCGCTGCAGGCGACGCACACATGTTGCCGCCCACCGAGCTCCAGCTCGAACGCATCCGCCGCGCACCCGATGCCACCGCGATGCTGCACCGCCCGTCACACCTGATGACGGTGCTGCCGGTGCCGGAGTTCGACGGTGATCGCGTGGTGCTGCGCACCCGCTACCCGCTCTGA
- a CDS encoding MBL fold metallo-hydrolase gives MSDQPWTGGQVTERASVVLCPNPGPMTLDGTNTWVLHSPSTDQAVVIDPGPLDEEHLDAVEAHVAKLGATVELTLVTHAHFDHDEGVPRWIERTGSAVRGAGRGEALRHDERITVGDIDLHVLLTPGHTKDSVSFVWADEQLLLTGDSVLGRGTSIVAYPDGNLAQYLDSLDTLHVAAQEGGLTLAPGHGPTALDASAVIDFYRRHRGERLQQVRDALAGGANTAPDVAQAVVEQVYADVPKAVWPAAKATVLAQLEYLQA, from the coding sequence ATGAGCGATCAGCCGTGGACCGGTGGTCAGGTGACCGAGCGTGCTTCCGTCGTGCTGTGCCCGAACCCGGGGCCGATGACCCTGGACGGCACCAACACCTGGGTGCTGCACTCGCCGAGCACCGACCAAGCCGTCGTCATCGACCCGGGGCCGCTGGACGAGGAGCACCTGGATGCTGTCGAGGCGCACGTGGCGAAGCTGGGCGCGACGGTCGAACTCACGCTCGTCACGCACGCGCACTTCGACCACGACGAGGGCGTGCCGCGTTGGATCGAGCGCACCGGTTCGGCGGTGCGAGGCGCCGGTCGCGGTGAGGCGCTGCGACACGACGAACGAATCACGGTGGGAGACATCGATCTACACGTGTTGCTGACCCCGGGGCACACCAAGGACTCTGTCTCCTTCGTGTGGGCGGACGAACAACTGCTGCTCACCGGCGACAGCGTGCTCGGCCGCGGCACCAGCATCGTGGCCTATCCCGACGGCAACCTCGCGCAGTACCTCGACTCGCTCGACACCCTGCACGTGGCGGCGCAGGAGGGCGGCCTCACGCTGGCGCCCGGGCATGGCCCGACGGCGCTCGACGCATCCGCCGTCATCGACTTCTACCGGCGCCACCGCGGTGAGCGCTTGCAGCAGGTGCGGGACGCGCTGGCCGGTGGCGCCAACACCGCGCCGGATGTGGCCCAGGCCGTCGTCGAGCAGGTCTACGCCGACGTTCCGAAGGCCGTCTGGCCGGCCGCGAAGGCGACCGTGCTGGCGCAGCTTGAGTATCTGCAGGCTTAG
- a CDS encoding Crp/Fnr family transcriptional regulator, protein MDIQSVRKAPLFAALDDQAAEALLESMTRTKVPRGQELFHEGDQGDSLYVITEGKVKLGRRSPDGRENLLAILGLGEMLGELSLFDPGARTATATAVADTELVGIGHQAMADFLRQRPEVSMTMLSALARRLRRTNEALGDLVFTDVPGRVAKALLDLSQRFGKPVDDGILVAHDLTQEELAQLVGASRETVNKALADFSARGWIKLEARAVTLLDIERMQRRAR, encoded by the coding sequence GTGGACATCCAGTCGGTGCGCAAGGCACCCCTTTTCGCTGCATTGGACGACCAGGCTGCCGAGGCGCTGCTGGAGTCGATGACTCGCACCAAGGTGCCGCGCGGTCAGGAGCTCTTCCACGAGGGCGACCAGGGCGATTCCCTCTATGTGATCACCGAGGGCAAGGTGAAGCTGGGACGCCGCTCCCCCGACGGACGCGAGAACCTCCTGGCGATCCTCGGACTCGGCGAAATGCTGGGCGAACTCTCGCTCTTCGACCCGGGCGCACGCACCGCCACCGCCACCGCAGTGGCCGACACCGAGCTGGTCGGCATCGGTCACCAGGCGATGGCTGACTTCCTGCGGCAGCGCCCCGAGGTCTCGATGACGATGCTGTCGGCCCTGGCCCGGCGCCTGCGCCGCACCAACGAAGCTCTGGGCGATCTGGTCTTCACCGACGTCCCCGGTCGCGTCGCCAAGGCCTTGCTCGACCTCTCGCAGCGTTTCGGTAAGCCGGTCGACGACGGCATCCTCGTCGCCCACGACCTCACCCAGGAGGAACTGGCCCAGCTGGTCGGCGCTTCCCGCGAGACGGTCAACAAGGCCCTGGCCGATTTCTCGGCCCGCGGCTGGATCAAGCTCGAGGCTCGTGCGGTGACGCTGCTCGACATCGAGCGCATGCAGCGCCGCGCCCGCTAA